The Candidatus Bathyarchaeota archaeon DNA segment ATTTTCACCGCTGTAAAGGATATGGCGATAATTGAACAAAGCGGCGGAGGAGTAGGCTTCGACTTTTCAAAGTTAAGGCCGAAAGGAGACATAGTCAAGTCAACTAAAGGGGTTGCCTCCGGCCCAGTAAGTTTTATGCGTGTTTTCGATGTTGCCACAGACGTCATTAAGGCCGGGGGTAAAAGAAGAGGAGCCATGATGGGAATCTTACGGGTTGACCATCCGGACATTGAAGAGTTTATTACAGCCAAGCAAAAACCGGGGGTTCTTTCAAACTTCAACATTTCAGTTGCAGTTACCGATGACTTTATGGAAAAAATAGAAGCAGACGAAGAATACTGGCTGGTTAACCCGAGGAACAAGAGGAAAGTTAGGAAGTTGAAGGCTAGATACGTCTGGAATCTAATCGCAGAGTCCGCGTGGAAAAGCGGAGATCCCGGCGTCGTATTTATTGACGAAGTTAATAGGCATAACCCGACTCCCGAAGTTGGAAGGATAGAAGCTACTAACCCATGCGGTGAACAACCGCTGTTACCGTACGAATCATGCAATTTAGGTTCCATAAACCTTTCAAGAATGGTTGAAAACGGAAAAATAAACTGGAAAAAATTAAGAAAAACTGTAAGAGACGCTGTTCACTTCCTCGACAACGTCATAGACGCAAACAAGTTCCCCTTGAAGAAAATAGAACAAATGACAAAAGCAAACAGAAAAATTGGCTTAGGAATAATGGGTTTCGCAGACATGCTGATAAAACTTGGAATTCCCTACGATTCTGAAAAAGCCCTGAAACTCGCTGAGAAATTGATGAAGTTCATAACAGATGAGGCTAGAAAGAAGTCCGTTGAACTCGGAGAAGAAAGAGGTTCATTCCCAAACTTCGACAAAAGCATATGGAAAGACAAATACTCAGCTATGAGAAACGCAACCGTAACCACCATAGCGCCCACCGGAAGCATAAGCATAATAGCTGGCTGCTCATCCGGAATAGAGCCGCTTTTCGCAATTTCCTTCATCAGAAACGTCTTAGGCGGAACCAGACTTTTCGAAATAAACCCGCTATTCGAACTAACAGCCAAAGAAAGAGGATTTTACAGCGCTAAACTCCTTGAAGAAATAGCTAAAACCGGCTCCGTTCAAAAAATAAAGGAAGTCCCAGATGACGCGAAGAAAATTTTTGTCACTGCTTTGGATATTTCGCCGGAATGGCATGTTAAGATGCAAGCTGCCTTCCAAAAATACACAGATAATGCAGTTTCCAAAACTGTCAACTTACCCTTTGAAGCAAGCGTTGAAGATGTTAAAAAAATTTTCGAGCTTGCCTGGAAGCTTAAGTGTAAAGGCGTCACCGTCTTCAGATATGGAAGTAAACCTGAACAAGTTCTTTACATAGGGGAAATAAAAACTGAAAAGAAGAAGTTTGTGACGGCGGAGTCAGAATACGCTGGTGGATGCCCAACCAAGACTTGTCCATTCCCAGGCTAGGTAGAGAATATCTAGGAAAACTTAACTCTATTTTCTATCCTACCTAAATAAATCCAAGAAGTGCTGAAAATGAAAGCTGAAATACCTCATAAGCTGCTGCCTAAGTTTAAGATTAGACGCATTGAGAGGCCACCCTACATAGTTGACAAGTCCAAGCTTAGGCGGTTTAATAGTAAAGATACAGTTTTCGAGAGAGTTGAGTGGGACTCTTCATGGGAAGGCTACAAGCGAATGTATAACGAGAACACGCTAAGCCTGCTTGCCAGAGGAAAGCCGGGATATTCAAGAATTGATTTCGCCTTAGCCTATGCTTCATGGATAGTCCACGACGCATTCGCGGGAGGATTTTCATGGAATAGAATTCAGCTTTACAGACAACCAGCAGCCATGGAAGAAATAGACTGGACAAGCGAAAAATATGAGGTTGAAGACCCTAAAAAGATGAGTGTTTATGTAAAGCGAGCCGCAAAGCTTTTCGGAGCTTCACTTGTAGGAATATGCAAGCTTAACAAGGATTGGTTGTATGCCGATGTTGAAATTCCGAATAAATTTGAGTATGCAATTGTCATGGCTATTGAGATGGATGCCGACGGAATAGCCACTTCTCCAACAGCCATCGCAGCGGCGGCCACTGGAGTAGGATATTCGAAAATGGCATTCCTACTTGCGTGTATGGGCGAGTTTATAAGGAATCTTGGATATGAAGCCATCCAATGCGGAAATGATACCGCGTTAAGTATTCCGCTTGCAATTGACGCTGGGCTCGGCGAATTGGGGCGAAATGGTCTATTGATTACTCCAGAATATGGTCCAAGAGTTAGATTATGCAAAATTTTTACAGATCTTCCGCTTCAGCCGGACAAGCCAATAGAGTTTGGAGTTAGAGAATTCTGCAAGAAAT contains these protein-coding regions:
- a CDS encoding vitamin B12-dependent ribonucleotide reductase, with the translated sequence MVIRKIRKRDGRIVDFDAGRIRDAIHRAFIAVELEDGEKAEKITREVVKLLEERFKRKIPSVEDAQDIVIEVLKKRGYRKVAREYQAYREAKDEIRKLRTKLGIEEPKLTVNSLEVLRKRYLLRDETGRIIETPAQMFLRVARAIAKVDKNYGGNPKESEKTFYEMMAKLEFLPNSPTLFNAGTKLGQLSACFVLPVEDSLKSIFTAVKDMAIIEQSGGGVGFDFSKLRPKGDIVKSTKGVASGPVSFMRVFDVATDVIKAGGKRRGAMMGILRVDHPDIEEFITAKQKPGVLSNFNISVAVTDDFMEKIEADEEYWLVNPRNKRKVRKLKARYVWNLIAESAWKSGDPGVVFIDEVNRHNPTPEVGRIEATNPCGEQPLLPYESCNLGSINLSRMVENGKINWKKLRKTVRDAVHFLDNVIDANKFPLKKIEQMTKANRKIGLGIMGFADMLIKLGIPYDSEKALKLAEKLMKFITDEARKKSVELGEERGSFPNFDKSIWKDKYSAMRNATVTTIAPTGSISIIAGCSSGIEPLFAISFIRNVLGGTRLFEINPLFELTAKERGFYSAKLLEEIAKTGSVQKIKEVPDDAKKIFVTALDISPEWHVKMQAAFQKYTDNAVSKTVNLPFEASVEDVKKIFELAWKLKCKGVTVFRYGSKPEQVLYIGEIKTEKKKFVTAESEYAGGCPTKTCPFPG
- a CDS encoding reductive dehalogenase, which encodes MKAEIPHKLLPKFKIRRIERPPYIVDKSKLRRFNSKDTVFERVEWDSSWEGYKRMYNENTLSLLARGKPGYSRIDFALAYASWIVHDAFAGGFSWNRIQLYRQPAAMEEIDWTSEKYEVEDPKKMSVYVKRAAKLFGASLVGICKLNKDWLYADVEIPNKFEYAIVMAIEMDADGIATSPTAIAAAATGVGYSKMAFLLACMGEFIRNLGYEAIQCGNDTALSIPLAIDAGLGELGRNGLLITPEYGPRVRLCKIFTDLPLQPDKPIEFGVREFCKKCKLCARYCEAGAISFDDEPSFEGKCKSNNPGALKWYVDVEKCYLYWCENKIDCSTCIKVCPYNLASARKAEVSPEEFWKEGL